In the Opitutales bacterium genome, one interval contains:
- the tgt gene encoding tRNA guanosine(34) transglycosylase Tgt has translation MSERFFHLLDEDSSTQARRGRVVTKHGEIETPIFMPVGTQATVKAVFPWTLEAIGAQIILGNTYHLNLRPTSELVRDMGGLHQFMGWQGPILTDSGGFQVFSLAKLRKLREDGVEFKSHLDGRKIFLGPKESLDIQSNLGSDIHMVLDECPPFPCDKPACAEAVNRTLRWAEISRGYAEEIGVFERGNFVFGIVQGSTYEDLRRQCAERLAVMDFPGYAIGGVSVGEPEPEMLAQIEMTAPFIPREKPRYAMGIGTPDQLLKMVARGVDMFDCVMPTRAARHGTAYTPWGKVNMRNERWKCDGSSLVEGFDNPTCQRFSRAYLRHLTVTGEPLGGMLLSLHNLHFYIDLMEQTREHIQAGDFGTWHEEWIDRYLSGDGTPND, from the coding sequence ATGTCCGAAAGATTTTTCCACTTGCTTGACGAAGATAGCTCTACCCAAGCTAGACGCGGTCGTGTGGTCACCAAGCATGGAGAAATTGAGACGCCGATTTTTATGCCAGTCGGTACCCAGGCTACGGTGAAAGCAGTCTTTCCTTGGACACTCGAGGCAATCGGCGCGCAAATTATATTGGGGAATACCTATCATTTGAACCTACGTCCCACCTCCGAACTGGTGAGAGATATGGGGGGGCTACACCAATTTATGGGGTGGCAGGGACCGATCCTAACCGATAGCGGGGGCTTTCAGGTATTCTCTCTCGCGAAACTCCGTAAACTCCGCGAAGACGGTGTGGAGTTCAAATCGCACCTCGACGGACGAAAGATCTTTTTGGGGCCTAAGGAGTCTTTAGATATCCAGAGCAATCTAGGGAGTGATATCCACATGGTGCTGGACGAGTGTCCGCCCTTTCCTTGCGACAAACCTGCCTGTGCCGAAGCCGTCAACCGCACCCTGCGTTGGGCTGAGATATCCAGGGGCTATGCAGAGGAAATTGGGGTGTTCGAACGTGGGAATTTTGTGTTTGGTATTGTCCAGGGATCTACCTATGAAGACCTCCGTAGGCAGTGCGCTGAACGGCTTGCCGTGATGGATTTTCCTGGCTATGCGATTGGTGGAGTGAGCGTCGGCGAACCTGAGCCGGAGATGTTAGCTCAGATTGAAATGACTGCTCCATTCATACCGCGGGAAAAACCGCGTTATGCCATGGGTATTGGTACCCCAGATCAGCTGCTGAAAATGGTAGCGCGCGGTGTGGATATGTTCGACTGCGTCATGCCGACGCGCGCGGCACGCCATGGAACTGCGTATACCCCTTGGGGGAAAGTCAATATGCGCAACGAACGTTGGAAGTGCGATGGTAGCTCCCTCGTTGAGGGGTTTGATAACCCTACCTGTCAGCGTTTTTCACGTGCCTATCTACGACACCTCACTGTTACCGGTGAACCTTTGGGAGGCATGCTCCTTTCGCTGCATAACCTACATTTCTACATCGACCTAATGGAACAGACTCGTGAGCACATACAAGCAGGCGACTTTGGAACCTGGCATGAAGAATGGATTGATCGTTATCTCAGCGGCGATGGAACCCCAAACGACTAG